The proteins below are encoded in one region of Pectinophora gossypiella chromosome 26, ilPecGoss1.1, whole genome shotgun sequence:
- the LOC126378478 gene encoding aldo-keto reductase AKR2E4-like has protein sequence MASSVEVPKLKLNDGREMPAIALGTYLGFDANGVVEPTKDLRDTLSRSIDIGWRHFDTASVYKTEKTIGEAISMKIQDGTVQRSDVFVTTKLWNTHHKREKVMTAIRESLEALGLNYIDLYLMHWPIGLNKDYTHSDVDFMETWRGMEDAQNLGLVKSIGVSNFNKEQLQRIIREGTVKPAALQIEVHPQIIQADLVDFARSEGIVVMGYSPFGSLVMRYGQQFPGPKMDDPDLTKMAQKYGKTTPQIVLRWLVDRNIVPVPKTTKVNRLEENINIFDFKLEKEEIDKINSFDSHTRYTFPSFWQNHPHYPFEQVDNPIADPFKKPVEIL, from the exons ATGGCGAGTAGCGTGGAGGTCCCGAAGTTGAAACTGAATGACGGCAGGGAAATGCCCGCCATTGCTTTGGGAACATATTTAGGATTTGATGCG aaTGGTGTAGTTGAACCGACCAAAGACCTGCGCGATACTCTGTCGCGCTCTATCGACATCGGTTGGCGTCACTTCGACACCGCCTCCGTTTATAAGACAGAGAAGACTATAGGGGAAGCTATCAGTATGAAAATACAGGACGGAACTGTACAGAGGAGTGACGTGTTCGTTACTACTAAG CTCTGGAACACTCACCACAAACGGGAGAAGGTGATGACAGCCATCAGGGAGTCTTTGGAAGCACTTGGACTAAACTACATTGACTTATACTTGATGCATTGGCCCATCGGTTTGAAC AAAGACTACACGCATTCAGATGTAGATTTCATGGAGACGTGGCGCGGTATGGAGGACGCCCAGAACCTGGGTCTGGTCAAGTCCATAGGAGTGTCCAACTTCAACAAGGAGCAGCTACAGAGGATCATCAGGGAAGGAACCGTGAAGCCGGCTGCTTTGCAGATTGAG GTCCATCCACAGATCATACAGGCTGACCTGGTTGACTTCGCAAGATCCGAGGGCATCGTTGTAATGGGATACAGTCCTTTCGGGTCCCTGGTGATGAGATATGGCCAGCAGTTCcccggccccaaaatggatgaCCCCGACCTCACCAAGATGGCCCAGAAGTATGGAAAGACTACGCCTCAAATTGTGCTCAGGTGGTTG GTGGATAGAAACATTGTGCCAGTCCCCAAGACAACCAAAGTGAACCGCTTGGAAGAAAACATCAACATCTTCGATTTTAAATTGGAAAAAGAAGAAATTGATAAGATCAACTCTTTTGACAGCCACACAAGATACACTTTTCCATCATTCTGGCAGAACCATCCTCATTACCCCTTCGAGCAGGTCGATAATCCAATTGCTGATCCCTTCAAAAAACCTGTTGAAATACTATAA